A genomic window from Phocoena sinus isolate mPhoSin1 chromosome 20, mPhoSin1.pri, whole genome shotgun sequence includes:
- the RNF112 gene encoding RING finger protein 112 isoform X6 has translation MPRSALSVISFCHRLGKQERKQSFMGNSSNSWSHAPFPKLDLGLGARPVAPREPPACSICLERPREPISLDCGHDFCPRCFSTHRVPGCGPPCCPECRKTCKQKGLRGLGERMKLLPRRPLPTALQEPCAVRAQPLLLVRVNASGGLILRMGAVNRCLKHPLARDTPVCLLAVLGERHSGKTFLLNHLLQGLPGLVREPGEGGWPREGCSGQGFRWGANSLTRGLWMWSHPFLLGKEGRKVRGEVAEESRPAHGEGNRVAVFLVDTGDAMSPELSRETRTRLCALTSMLSSYQILTAFQELKDTDLEYLEMFVHVAEVMGRHYGMVPIQHLDLLVRDSSHPSKAGQGHVGDMIKKSSGKYPKVQGLLQGRRARCCLLPAPRRRWASKGHGSSGDTDDDAGHLRAYVADVLSAAPLHAKSRCQGYWSEGRPAARGDRRLLTGQQLAQEIKNLSGWMGRTGPGCASPDEMAAQLHDLRTVEAAKKEFEEYLRQQDVATKRIFSALRVLPDTMRNLLSTQKDALLARHGAALLCAGREQTLEALEAELQAEAKAFMDSYTVRFCGHLAAVGGAVGAGLMGLAGGVVGAGMAAAALAAEAGMVAAGAAVGATGAAVVGGGVGAGLVATVGCMEREEDERVQEGDRAPLLQEE, from the exons ATGCCGAGGTCTGCCTTGTCAGTCATTTCCTTTTGTCACCGGCTTGGCAAACAG gagagaaaacagagctTCATGGGCAACAGCAGCAACAGTTG GTCCCACGCACCATTCCCCAAGTTggacctggggctgggggcccgACCTGTGGCGCCCCGGGAGCCGCCCGCCTGCTCCATCTGCCTGGAGAGGCCGCGCGAGCCCATCTCTCTGGACTGCGGCCACGACTTCTGCCCGCGCTGCTTCAGCACCCACCGTGTCCCCGGCTGCGGGCCACCCTGCTGCCCCGAGTGCCGTAAGACCTGCAAGCAGAAGGGCCTCCGGGGCCTGGGGGAGAGGATGAAGCTCCTGCCGCGGAGGCCGCTGCCCACCGCGCTGCAG GAGCCCTGCGCGGTGAGGGCCCAGCCGCTGCTGCTGGTGCGTGTCAACGCCTCCGGGGGCCTCATCCTGAGGATGGGGGCCGTCAACCGCTGCCTGAAGCACCCGCTGGCCAGGGACACCCCCGTCTGCCTCCTTGCCGTCCTGGGAGAGCGGCACTCAGGGAAGACCTTCCTGCTGAACCACCTGCTTCAGGGCCTGCCCGGCCTGGTGAGG GAGCCCGGCGAGGGCGGCTGGCCGAGGGAAGGGTGCTCCGGGCAGGGCTTCCGGTGGGGAGCCAACAGCCTCACCAGGGGCCTCTGGATGTGGAGCCATCCCTTcctgctggggaaggaggggaggaaggtgaggggGGAAGTGGCAGAGGAGTCCAGACCGGCTCACGGAGAAGGGAATCGG GTGGCCGTGTTCCTGGTGGACACGGGGGACGCCATGAGCCCTGAACTGAGCAGGGAAACGAGGACCCGGCTCTGCGCCCTCACCTCCATGCTGAGCTCCTACCAG ATCCTCACGGCCTTCCAGGAGCTGAAGGATACAGACCTGGAATATCTGGAG ATGTTTGTCCACGTGGCCGAGGTGATGGGCAGGCATTATGGGATGGTGCCAATCCAG CACCTGGATCTCTTAGTTCGTGACTCATCCCACCCCAGCAAGGCGGGGCAGGGGCATGTAGGCGACATGatcaag AAGTCGTCCGGCAAGTACCCCAAGGTTCAGGGGCTGCTTCAAGGAAGGCGAGCCCGCTGCTGCCTCCTGCCAGCTCCCAGGAGGCGGTGGGCGAGCAAAGGCCACGGAAGCTCGGGAG ACACAGATGATGATGCTGGCCACCTCCGCGCCTACGTGGCCGATGTGCTGAGCGCGGCCCCCCTGCATGCCAAGAGCCGCTGCCAGGGCTACTGGAGCGAGGGGCGCCCCGCGGCCCGGGGGGACAGACGCCTGCTCACGGGGCAGCAGCTGGCTCAGGAAATCAAG AACCTCTCGGGCTGGATGGGCAGGACGGGGCCTGGGTGCGCCTCTCCGGATGAG ATGGCTGCCCAGCTGCACGACCTTCGGACGGTGGAAGCTGCCAAGAAGGAGTTTGAGGAGTACTTGCGGCAGCAG GACGTGGCCACCAAGCGCATATTCTCTGCGCTCCGGGTGCTGCCGGACACCATGCGGAACCTCCTGTCGACCCAGAAGGACGCGCTCCTGGCTCGGCACGGGGCGGCCTTGCTATGCGCGGGGAGGGAGCAGACCTTAGAGGCCCTGGAGGCCgagctgcaggccgaggccaagGCCTTCATGGACTCCTACACCGTGCGCTTCTGTGGCCACCTGGCCGCTGTGGGCGGTGCCGTGGGCGCAGGGCTCATGGGCCTGGCGGGGGGCGTGGTGGGTGCCGGCATGGCCGCCGCGGCGCTGGCCGCAGAAGCTGGGATGGTGGCCGCAGGAGCTGCAGTGGGGGCCACGGGGGCAGCCGTGGTCGGGGGAGGCGTGGGTGCCGGGTTGGTGGCCACGGTGGGCTGCATGGAGAGGGAGGAGGACGAGAGAGTGCAGGAGGGGGACCGGGCGCCCCTGCTGCAGGAGGAGTGA
- the RNF112 gene encoding RING finger protein 112 isoform X2: protein MPRSALSVISFCHRLGKQERKQSFMGNSSNSWSHAPFPKLDLGLGARPVAPREPPACSICLERPREPISLDCGHDFCPRCFSTHRVPGCGPPCCPECRKTCKQKGLRGLGERMKLLPRRPLPTALQEPCAVRAQPLLLVRVNASGGLILRMGAVNRCLKHPLARDTPVCLLAVLGERHSGKTFLLNHLLQGLPGLEPGEGGWPREGCSGQGFRWGANSLTRGLWMWSHPFLLGKEGRKVRGEVAEESRPAHGEGNRVAVFLVDTGDAMSPELSRETRTRLCALTSMLSSYQILTAFQELKDTDLEYLEMFVHVAEVMGRHYGMVPIQHLDLLVRDSSHPSKAGQGHVGDMIKKSSGKYPKVQGLLQGRRARCCLLPAPRRRWASKGHGSSGDTDDDAGHLRAYVADVLSAAPLHAKSRCQGYWSEGRPAARGDRRLLTGQQLAQEIKNLSGWMGRTGPGCASPDEVWGYGEDAGGRRAGLPEMERGTRQRPAGERREAAGFCRGQMAAQLHDLRTVEAAKKEFEEYLRQQDVATKRIFSALRVLPDTMRNLLSTQKDALLARHGAALLCAGREQTLEALEAELQAEAKAFMDSYTVRFCGHLAAVGGAVGAGLMGLAGGVVGAGMAAAALAAEAGMVAAGAAVGATGAAVVGGGVGAGLVATVGCMEREEDERVQEGDRAPLLQEE, encoded by the exons ATGCCGAGGTCTGCCTTGTCAGTCATTTCCTTTTGTCACCGGCTTGGCAAACAG gagagaaaacagagctTCATGGGCAACAGCAGCAACAGTTG GTCCCACGCACCATTCCCCAAGTTggacctggggctgggggcccgACCTGTGGCGCCCCGGGAGCCGCCCGCCTGCTCCATCTGCCTGGAGAGGCCGCGCGAGCCCATCTCTCTGGACTGCGGCCACGACTTCTGCCCGCGCTGCTTCAGCACCCACCGTGTCCCCGGCTGCGGGCCACCCTGCTGCCCCGAGTGCCGTAAGACCTGCAAGCAGAAGGGCCTCCGGGGCCTGGGGGAGAGGATGAAGCTCCTGCCGCGGAGGCCGCTGCCCACCGCGCTGCAG GAGCCCTGCGCGGTGAGGGCCCAGCCGCTGCTGCTGGTGCGTGTCAACGCCTCCGGGGGCCTCATCCTGAGGATGGGGGCCGTCAACCGCTGCCTGAAGCACCCGCTGGCCAGGGACACCCCCGTCTGCCTCCTTGCCGTCCTGGGAGAGCGGCACTCAGGGAAGACCTTCCTGCTGAACCACCTGCTTCAGGGCCTGCCCGGCCTG GAGCCCGGCGAGGGCGGCTGGCCGAGGGAAGGGTGCTCCGGGCAGGGCTTCCGGTGGGGAGCCAACAGCCTCACCAGGGGCCTCTGGATGTGGAGCCATCCCTTcctgctggggaaggaggggaggaaggtgaggggGGAAGTGGCAGAGGAGTCCAGACCGGCTCACGGAGAAGGGAATCGG GTGGCCGTGTTCCTGGTGGACACGGGGGACGCCATGAGCCCTGAACTGAGCAGGGAAACGAGGACCCGGCTCTGCGCCCTCACCTCCATGCTGAGCTCCTACCAG ATCCTCACGGCCTTCCAGGAGCTGAAGGATACAGACCTGGAATATCTGGAG ATGTTTGTCCACGTGGCCGAGGTGATGGGCAGGCATTATGGGATGGTGCCAATCCAG CACCTGGATCTCTTAGTTCGTGACTCATCCCACCCCAGCAAGGCGGGGCAGGGGCATGTAGGCGACATGatcaag AAGTCGTCCGGCAAGTACCCCAAGGTTCAGGGGCTGCTTCAAGGAAGGCGAGCCCGCTGCTGCCTCCTGCCAGCTCCCAGGAGGCGGTGGGCGAGCAAAGGCCACGGAAGCTCGGGAG ACACAGATGATGATGCTGGCCACCTCCGCGCCTACGTGGCCGATGTGCTGAGCGCGGCCCCCCTGCATGCCAAGAGCCGCTGCCAGGGCTACTGGAGCGAGGGGCGCCCCGCGGCCCGGGGGGACAGACGCCTGCTCACGGGGCAGCAGCTGGCTCAGGAAATCAAG AACCTCTCGGGCTGGATGGGCAGGACGGGGCCTGGGTGCGCCTCTCCGGATGAGGTATGGGGCTACGGGGAGGACGCGGGTGGGAGACGAGCCGGGCTCCCCGAGATGGAGCGGGGGACCCGGCAGCGCCCAgcgggggaaaggagggaggcagCCGGGTTTTGCCGTGGACAGATGGCTGCCCAGCTGCACGACCTTCGGACGGTGGAAGCTGCCAAGAAGGAGTTTGAGGAGTACTTGCGGCAGCAG GACGTGGCCACCAAGCGCATATTCTCTGCGCTCCGGGTGCTGCCGGACACCATGCGGAACCTCCTGTCGACCCAGAAGGACGCGCTCCTGGCTCGGCACGGGGCGGCCTTGCTATGCGCGGGGAGGGAGCAGACCTTAGAGGCCCTGGAGGCCgagctgcaggccgaggccaagGCCTTCATGGACTCCTACACCGTGCGCTTCTGTGGCCACCTGGCCGCTGTGGGCGGTGCCGTGGGCGCAGGGCTCATGGGCCTGGCGGGGGGCGTGGTGGGTGCCGGCATGGCCGCCGCGGCGCTGGCCGCAGAAGCTGGGATGGTGGCCGCAGGAGCTGCAGTGGGGGCCACGGGGGCAGCCGTGGTCGGGGGAGGCGTGGGTGCCGGGTTGGTGGCCACGGTGGGCTGCATGGAGAGGGAGGAGGACGAGAGAGTGCAGGAGGGGGACCGGGCGCCCCTGCTGCAGGAGGAGTGA
- the RNF112 gene encoding RING finger protein 112 isoform X5: MGNSSNSWSHAPFPKLDLGLGARPVAPREPPACSICLERPREPISLDCGHDFCPRCFSTHRVPGCGPPCCPECRKTCKQKGLRGLGERMKLLPRRPLPTALQEPCAVRAQPLLLVRVNASGGLILRMGAVNRCLKHPLARDTPVCLLAVLGERHSGKTFLLNHLLQGLPGLVREPGEGGWPREGCSGQGFRWGANSLTRGLWMWSHPFLLGKEGRKVRGEVAEESRPAHGEGNRVAVFLVDTGDAMSPELSRETRTRLCALTSMLSSYQILTAFQELKDTDLEYLEMFVHVAEVMGRHYGMVPIQHLDLLVRDSSHPSKAGQGHVGDMIKKSSGKYPKVQGLLQGRRARCCLLPAPRRRWASKGHGSSGDTDDDAGHLRAYVADVLSAAPLHAKSRCQGYWSEGRPAARGDRRLLTGQQLAQEIKNLSGWMGRTGPGCASPDEVWGYGEDAGGRRAGLPEMERGTRQRPAGERREAAGFCRGQMAAQLHDLRTVEAAKKEFEEYLRQQDVATKRIFSALRVLPDTMRNLLSTQKDALLARHGAALLCAGREQTLEALEAELQAEAKAFMDSYTVRFCGHLAAVGGAVGAGLMGLAGGVVGAGMAAAALAAEAGMVAAGAAVGATGAAVVGGGVGAGLVATVGCMEREEDERVQEGDRAPLLQEE; the protein is encoded by the exons ATGGGCAACAGCAGCAACAGTTG GTCCCACGCACCATTCCCCAAGTTggacctggggctgggggcccgACCTGTGGCGCCCCGGGAGCCGCCCGCCTGCTCCATCTGCCTGGAGAGGCCGCGCGAGCCCATCTCTCTGGACTGCGGCCACGACTTCTGCCCGCGCTGCTTCAGCACCCACCGTGTCCCCGGCTGCGGGCCACCCTGCTGCCCCGAGTGCCGTAAGACCTGCAAGCAGAAGGGCCTCCGGGGCCTGGGGGAGAGGATGAAGCTCCTGCCGCGGAGGCCGCTGCCCACCGCGCTGCAG GAGCCCTGCGCGGTGAGGGCCCAGCCGCTGCTGCTGGTGCGTGTCAACGCCTCCGGGGGCCTCATCCTGAGGATGGGGGCCGTCAACCGCTGCCTGAAGCACCCGCTGGCCAGGGACACCCCCGTCTGCCTCCTTGCCGTCCTGGGAGAGCGGCACTCAGGGAAGACCTTCCTGCTGAACCACCTGCTTCAGGGCCTGCCCGGCCTGGTGAGG GAGCCCGGCGAGGGCGGCTGGCCGAGGGAAGGGTGCTCCGGGCAGGGCTTCCGGTGGGGAGCCAACAGCCTCACCAGGGGCCTCTGGATGTGGAGCCATCCCTTcctgctggggaaggaggggaggaaggtgaggggGGAAGTGGCAGAGGAGTCCAGACCGGCTCACGGAGAAGGGAATCGG GTGGCCGTGTTCCTGGTGGACACGGGGGACGCCATGAGCCCTGAACTGAGCAGGGAAACGAGGACCCGGCTCTGCGCCCTCACCTCCATGCTGAGCTCCTACCAG ATCCTCACGGCCTTCCAGGAGCTGAAGGATACAGACCTGGAATATCTGGAG ATGTTTGTCCACGTGGCCGAGGTGATGGGCAGGCATTATGGGATGGTGCCAATCCAG CACCTGGATCTCTTAGTTCGTGACTCATCCCACCCCAGCAAGGCGGGGCAGGGGCATGTAGGCGACATGatcaag AAGTCGTCCGGCAAGTACCCCAAGGTTCAGGGGCTGCTTCAAGGAAGGCGAGCCCGCTGCTGCCTCCTGCCAGCTCCCAGGAGGCGGTGGGCGAGCAAAGGCCACGGAAGCTCGGGAG ACACAGATGATGATGCTGGCCACCTCCGCGCCTACGTGGCCGATGTGCTGAGCGCGGCCCCCCTGCATGCCAAGAGCCGCTGCCAGGGCTACTGGAGCGAGGGGCGCCCCGCGGCCCGGGGGGACAGACGCCTGCTCACGGGGCAGCAGCTGGCTCAGGAAATCAAG AACCTCTCGGGCTGGATGGGCAGGACGGGGCCTGGGTGCGCCTCTCCGGATGAGGTATGGGGCTACGGGGAGGACGCGGGTGGGAGACGAGCCGGGCTCCCCGAGATGGAGCGGGGGACCCGGCAGCGCCCAgcgggggaaaggagggaggcagCCGGGTTTTGCCGTGGACAGATGGCTGCCCAGCTGCACGACCTTCGGACGGTGGAAGCTGCCAAGAAGGAGTTTGAGGAGTACTTGCGGCAGCAG GACGTGGCCACCAAGCGCATATTCTCTGCGCTCCGGGTGCTGCCGGACACCATGCGGAACCTCCTGTCGACCCAGAAGGACGCGCTCCTGGCTCGGCACGGGGCGGCCTTGCTATGCGCGGGGAGGGAGCAGACCTTAGAGGCCCTGGAGGCCgagctgcaggccgaggccaagGCCTTCATGGACTCCTACACCGTGCGCTTCTGTGGCCACCTGGCCGCTGTGGGCGGTGCCGTGGGCGCAGGGCTCATGGGCCTGGCGGGGGGCGTGGTGGGTGCCGGCATGGCCGCCGCGGCGCTGGCCGCAGAAGCTGGGATGGTGGCCGCAGGAGCTGCAGTGGGGGCCACGGGGGCAGCCGTGGTCGGGGGAGGCGTGGGTGCCGGGTTGGTGGCCACGGTGGGCTGCATGGAGAGGGAGGAGGACGAGAGAGTGCAGGAGGGGGACCGGGCGCCCCTGCTGCAGGAGGAGTGA